The nucleotide sequence ACACCGACCCCGACAACGCCCACGCGCTGTTCCGCGCCACCGGCTCCGGCGGCGAGGGGGTCCGTTCCGCGATCCGGATCGGCCGCCACGACGTGCTCGTCGACGAGCCGCCCGCGCTCGGCGGCGCCGACGCCGCCCCGAACCCGGTCGAGTTCGCACTGGCCGGACTGCTGTCCTGCCAGGTGGTGACCTACCGGTTCTGGGCGGCGAAGCTCGGCATCCCGCTCGACGACGTGCAGGTCGACGTCGAGGGTGATCTCGACGTCCGCGGCTTCTTCGGTCT is from Pseudonocardia autotrophica and encodes:
- a CDS encoding OsmC family protein translates to MTSTQTPRDAALSEIVAATTRAVDTDPDNAHALFRATGSGGEGVRSAIRIGRHDVLVDEPPALGGADAAPNPVEFALAGLLSCQVVTYRFWAAKLGIPLDDVQVDVEGDLDVRGFFGLDDGVRPGFGEVRLVVDLRGPASEDDYRRLRETVDAHCPVLDLFRNPTPVSTSAPA